From a region of the Nitrospira lenta genome:
- a CDS encoding metallophosphoesterase family protein: protein MPSPHTFRIIHCSDPHWGRQFNPEIWKDFVLKAVDRQPHLLLITGDCVDTPWGWTLNSAKRDLDELDTKLNSGRGDTDRCHIRMTPGNHDVRLTGLIPVQPWVTIPLTGLFFGAILSLAMCLGLLSFWTVFLLTTGMMVILALLHFLCISQFSRVFHNRLSSTPEQFLINNICVELFYFDSATEPILSAEGMVRLRDFITATQTPVPVPPLTNPTPQPPNQLAYRIAMTHHHAIGIPHDHQQERLMIMRNSGAFLSELTAQHIRLILHGHKHHPHFSRLTVNAERPEEFQIGVLGAGTLTRGNPLPEPHGFHFYYLELDANLNMNATPFLSHGGAFHPQPSFYIEAIHEAIRRQRTFAETAYGMKAKTLKSVTTVFPDGDTRERVEFLNFQIVNQTQRYTQLPQVSQASVDRGHIEGFIAGPLDAQCPPSLHLRPDPTRFNLREQCGQVEFGTGIYANNPPFSFFTEFHALNSVAMSVQQHEERYGKPPQPRTESTVLVTPPYPVDGLEIIIEFPAKFQIAGRPELNVENSDSQRLNIIEQEYRAGLVYDTATNVIRLTVNNPSPDTTFLIRWGLCHVEPPEARAVAHLSGTTKQLQRTLLDLSWGKNRSGLNRTNWDEFQKVARVAEDLIRDKLGVGSSAHDPLEVSLMVYDHEKACLRIIGGNYLVTDERATKTLAYGDGIAGRCHKTNAMRLFIKSNNQTTRAPFGYLPWANYPSPAGIPHEVLFCLPLTNPDEGSLIYGVLNIGSKRADSKLLMLERPADETPQKTKERDDLFLLLNMICFTALSKTIEDPPLTTHPASDTLTP, encoded by the coding sequence ATGCCCTCGCCTCATACCTTTCGTATTATTCACTGTTCAGATCCCCATTGGGGACGACAATTCAACCCGGAGATCTGGAAAGACTTCGTCCTCAAAGCGGTGGATCGACAGCCTCATCTCTTGCTTATCACTGGTGATTGCGTAGACACCCCCTGGGGCTGGACCCTCAATTCAGCCAAGCGTGACCTTGACGAGTTGGATACCAAACTCAATTCCGGCCGCGGAGATACAGACCGCTGTCATATTCGCATGACCCCGGGAAATCACGATGTTCGGCTGACCGGCCTTATTCCGGTTCAACCTTGGGTGACCATTCCCCTGACCGGCCTCTTCTTCGGAGCCATCCTTTCACTCGCCATGTGTTTGGGACTCTTATCGTTTTGGACTGTCTTCCTCCTTACCACCGGCATGATGGTCATTCTTGCTCTCCTGCACTTCTTGTGTATCAGTCAATTCAGCAGGGTCTTTCACAATCGCCTCAGCTCCACTCCCGAGCAGTTTCTCATCAACAACATCTGCGTAGAGCTCTTTTATTTTGACTCCGCTACGGAGCCGATCCTCTCGGCAGAGGGAATGGTCCGGCTGCGGGATTTCATCACCGCGACACAAACCCCCGTCCCCGTTCCTCCTCTGACCAACCCCACACCTCAACCACCCAATCAGCTGGCCTATCGAATTGCCATGACCCATCATCACGCCATAGGGATCCCCCATGATCACCAGCAGGAACGTTTAATGATCATGCGCAACTCGGGAGCCTTTTTGAGCGAACTGACCGCCCAGCACATTCGGCTGATCCTGCACGGGCATAAACACCATCCTCACTTCAGCCGGTTAACCGTCAATGCAGAACGGCCGGAGGAATTTCAAATCGGGGTACTCGGGGCAGGGACGCTCACTCGAGGCAATCCATTGCCGGAGCCTCACGGGTTTCATTTCTACTATCTCGAACTCGACGCCAACCTGAACATGAACGCCACTCCGTTCCTCAGTCACGGGGGAGCGTTTCATCCCCAACCATCGTTCTACATCGAAGCCATCCATGAGGCGATACGCCGGCAGCGCACCTTTGCAGAGACGGCGTATGGCATGAAAGCCAAAACACTCAAGAGTGTGACCACCGTCTTTCCCGATGGCGATACGCGAGAACGCGTAGAATTCCTGAACTTTCAAATCGTCAATCAAACACAACGCTATACCCAACTGCCGCAAGTGTCCCAGGCCAGCGTTGACCGTGGACATATTGAGGGATTCATTGCCGGGCCGCTCGATGCGCAATGTCCGCCTTCACTCCATCTTCGCCCAGACCCAACACGATTTAACTTGAGAGAACAATGTGGTCAGGTCGAATTCGGAACTGGCATCTATGCGAACAATCCTCCCTTTAGTTTCTTCACAGAATTCCACGCGCTGAATAGCGTGGCAATGAGCGTACAACAACACGAAGAACGGTACGGCAAGCCCCCTCAGCCTCGCACAGAATCAACGGTTCTTGTCACACCCCCCTATCCTGTCGATGGTCTGGAAATCATCATCGAGTTTCCAGCCAAATTCCAGATCGCGGGACGGCCTGAACTGAATGTCGAAAATTCCGACAGCCAGCGCCTCAATATCATCGAACAGGAATATCGAGCCGGGCTGGTCTACGACACCGCAACGAATGTCATCAGACTAACTGTCAATAATCCGTCGCCTGATACCACCTTCCTCATTCGCTGGGGGCTCTGTCATGTCGAACCGCCGGAAGCTCGTGCGGTCGCACACCTCAGTGGAACGACGAAGCAACTCCAACGCACTCTCCTGGATTTGTCCTGGGGCAAGAATCGTTCCGGGCTCAACCGCACAAACTGGGATGAGTTTCAGAAGGTGGCTCGAGTGGCAGAAGATCTCATACGAGATAAATTAGGAGTTGGCTCTTCAGCCCATGACCCGCTCGAAGTCAGCCTGATGGTGTACGATCATGAAAAAGCATGCTTGCGGATTATAGGCGGCAATTATTTGGTGACAGACGAACGCGCAACCAAGACACTTGCATACGGAGACGGAATCGCAGGCCGATGTCACAAGACCAATGCCATGCGGCTATTTATTAAATCCAACAATCAAACAACTCGAGCGCCTTTTGGCTATCTCCCATGGGCCAACTACCCCTCTCCGGCTGGGATACCGCATGAGGTTTTATTCTGTTTGCCCCTCACAAATCCCGATGAAGGATCGCTCATCTATGGTGTCTTGAACATTGGCTCCAAGCGTGCTGATTCGAAGCTCCTTATGCTTGAAAGGCCAGCAGACGAGACACCTCAAAAAACCAAAGAACGTGATGACTTATTCCTATTGCTCAACATGATTTGCTTTACCGCCTTAAGCAAAACGATTGAGGATCCTCCCTTGACAACCCACCCTGCCAGCGATACTCTGACTCCATAG
- a CDS encoding YncE family protein, which produces MLLSHLLLVLIAGSLISCSGGEGSSGGSAPLSGSSAAGTTVSGSVQAPGGQIALNLKSPAQFFANLFSSAAYAGISGSSAVPDGTVVQLGRLTGNGSGFSIISTTQTTGGRYSFNLTNLNLQFASDLIVRVISGAVQMRAFVVSDSIDLDPVSETAVRLALEQLASNPPSTLNNFTVQELADLSGAISVMTTARSLTSSSTIDATVTTLRSAVLANGPLAEFLTAAANPGQTIDGPGDVGNHFPLSPNSFWDYTGTQSGTGQSPVTYANRRTISGTRIIGTTTTVVASETNGLNTGSSSEEYFIKSNSALANWGNNDPGDFLTPQVAPYPEVRFPLYPGAITSSIDKPGINFPQDLDGDGKNETASFKQVVKVIGYENVTVPAGTYANTLRIESTITLAVTISSTRESFSQNEVQTIWVASGFGVVRLLDVVTFDSITETTVEELTGAIVDERGTGSAADVRRFPIIANDLAYNPISNVFYVSRPGNPGNVAVVDPTNGSILDSLSLGNGQAFNSVGPSTLVISDDGHYLYAALNTESVIKRINLQTFTVDATLQLGPDVVQPQCILQVASMRILPGNPRALAVSKITGSPPGVSCGENFYEVAIYDDAVQRPNTVRFPTPPSFNGIRLSMNQIAFVNSAQRLYGFDTGSTGAGFFEMAVSASGLAVSNAVSLQPLTFQKVMQSDGIRIYTSEGNVVDPATLTVLGNTPLFPNNFTHLVRPDSTARRVFYLKQDVFAPTALLQAFDTTTLGLVGSNEVPISNTPAFLTSLTRYGTNGLAFLSQNREMYVIRTSLLP; this is translated from the coding sequence ATGCTACTATCTCACCTGCTTCTTGTTCTCATCGCAGGCAGTCTCATTTCATGCAGTGGGGGAGAAGGAAGCAGTGGGGGATCCGCTCCGCTGAGCGGCTCTTCAGCCGCTGGCACGACGGTGTCTGGATCCGTCCAGGCTCCCGGTGGACAGATCGCGCTAAACCTAAAGAGCCCCGCACAGTTCTTTGCCAATCTTTTCTCTTCAGCAGCCTACGCTGGCATCTCTGGATCCAGTGCCGTGCCGGACGGTACAGTCGTTCAGCTCGGGCGATTGACTGGAAACGGTTCCGGGTTCTCCATTATTTCTACTACACAAACCACAGGGGGAAGGTATTCTTTCAACCTGACAAACCTCAATCTTCAATTCGCCAGCGATCTCATCGTTCGTGTCATCAGTGGAGCGGTCCAGATGCGCGCCTTTGTGGTGTCGGACTCCATTGATCTTGACCCCGTTTCAGAAACAGCCGTGCGACTGGCTCTTGAGCAACTTGCCTCGAATCCTCCCTCGACCTTGAATAACTTTACCGTGCAAGAATTGGCTGACCTGTCCGGTGCGATCTCCGTGATGACAACGGCACGATCCTTAACAAGTTCTTCTACCATCGATGCGACCGTCACAACGTTAAGGAGTGCTGTATTGGCCAATGGACCCTTAGCTGAATTTCTCACAGCAGCGGCCAATCCAGGACAAACCATTGACGGACCAGGTGACGTGGGCAATCACTTTCCCCTTAGCCCAAACAGTTTCTGGGACTACACAGGAACTCAATCCGGCACGGGACAATCTCCCGTCACCTACGCCAACAGACGGACCATCAGCGGAACACGAATCATTGGCACCACCACAACCGTTGTTGCAAGCGAAACCAATGGTCTCAATACCGGCTCCTCCAGCGAGGAGTATTTCATCAAGTCGAACAGCGCGCTCGCAAATTGGGGAAACAATGACCCCGGTGATTTTCTTACCCCTCAAGTCGCCCCATACCCCGAAGTGCGATTTCCCCTCTACCCCGGCGCGATCACTTCCTCAATTGACAAGCCAGGAATCAACTTCCCGCAAGATCTCGATGGCGATGGCAAAAATGAAACCGCCTCGTTCAAGCAGGTCGTCAAGGTTATCGGCTATGAGAATGTGACTGTACCGGCTGGCACCTATGCAAATACGCTTCGAATCGAATCTACTATTACCCTTGCGGTGACGATCTCAAGCACAAGAGAATCGTTTTCCCAAAACGAGGTTCAGACCATTTGGGTTGCCTCAGGATTTGGAGTTGTTCGACTCCTAGACGTTGTGACATTTGACAGCATCACTGAGACCACGGTTGAGGAACTGACAGGTGCGATCGTAGATGAGCGAGGTACAGGTTCTGCCGCCGATGTGCGAAGATTCCCTATTATCGCCAACGACCTTGCCTATAACCCCATCAGCAATGTGTTTTATGTGTCCCGTCCGGGCAATCCTGGAAATGTGGCCGTAGTAGACCCCACGAACGGTTCCATCCTCGACTCGCTCTCTCTCGGTAATGGACAGGCCTTTAATTCTGTCGGGCCAAGCACCCTCGTGATATCGGACGACGGACACTATCTGTATGCAGCACTTAATACTGAGTCCGTGATCAAACGCATCAATCTTCAGACGTTTACCGTCGACGCAACTCTCCAGCTTGGGCCCGATGTTGTTCAGCCGCAATGTATCTTGCAAGTCGCCAGTATGAGAATTCTCCCCGGCAATCCTCGTGCACTGGCAGTCTCGAAAATCACAGGCTCTCCTCCTGGTGTGAGCTGTGGTGAAAACTTCTATGAAGTGGCCATCTACGATGATGCGGTTCAGCGGCCTAACACGGTGAGGTTCCCGACTCCCCCCTCATTCAACGGCATCAGGCTCTCAATGAACCAGATAGCCTTCGTGAATTCGGCTCAGAGACTTTATGGGTTCGACACGGGATCCACGGGAGCGGGTTTTTTTGAAATGGCTGTCAGTGCGAGCGGCCTTGCCGTTTCAAATGCTGTAAGCCTGCAGCCGCTGACATTCCAGAAAGTCATGCAGTCCGACGGCATCCGCATTTATACCAGCGAAGGAAACGTTGTTGATCCGGCCACCCTCACAGTTCTCGGCAACACGCCCCTCTTTCCAAACAATTTTACCCATCTCGTCCGACCAGACAGCACTGCCAGGCGTGTTTTCTACTTGAAACAAGATGTGTTTGCACCAACCGCCCTATTGCAGGCATTTGACACAACCACTCTAGGGCTTGTCGGCAGCAACGAGGTCCCCATATCCAATACCCCGGCGTTCCTCACAAGTTTGACCCGCTATGGCACGAACGGCCTCGCCTTTTTGAGTCAGAATAGAGAAATGTATGTGATTCGGACTTCTTTATTGCCGTGA